Genomic segment of Lepidochelys kempii isolate rLepKem1 chromosome 23, rLepKem1.hap2, whole genome shotgun sequence:
ATGGGGTGGGTGGATAGACGGAGAGGgggacggagggatggagggatggacggaTGGGGATGGGACGGACGGGGGGACAGGCGCAGATGGACGGAAGGACGGACGGGCGCAGGGGTGCGGAGATGGGGTGGGTGGATAGACGGAGAGGgggacggagggatggagggggggacgGATGGGGATGGGATGGACGGGGGGACAGGTGCAGATGGACGGGGGGACGGACGGGTGCAGAGGTGCGGAGATGGGGTGGGTGGATAGACGGAGAGGgggacggagggatggagggggggacgGATGGGGATGGGACGGACGGGGGGACAGGCGCAGATGGACGGGGGGACGGACGGGTGCAGGGGTGCGGAGATGGGGTGGGTGGATAGACGGAGAGGGGGACGGAGGGATGGACGGGGGGACGGACGGGCGCAGGGGTGCGGAGATGGGGTGGGTGGATAGACGGAGAGGgggacggagggatggagggatggacggaTGGGGATGGGACGGACGGGGGGACAGGCGCAGATGGACGGAAGGACGGACGGGCGCAGGGGTGCGGAGATGGGGTGGGTGGATAGACGGAGAGGgggacggagggatggagggggggacgGATGGGGATGGGATGGACGGGGGGACAGGTGCAGATGGACGGGGGGACGGACGGGTGCAGGGGTGCGGAGATGGGGTGGGTGGATAGACGGAGAGGgggacggagggatggagggggggacgGATGGGGATGGGACGGACGGGGGGACAGGCGCAGATGGACGGGGGGACGGACGGGTGCAGGGGTACGGAGATGGGGTGGGTGGATAGACGGAGAGGCggacggagggatggagggggggatggatggggatggGACGGACGGGGGGACAGGCGCAGATGGACGGAAGGACGGATGGGCGCAGGGGTGCGGAGATGGGGTGGGTGGATAGACGGAGAGGgggacggagggatggagggggggacgGATGGGGATGGGACGGACGGGGGGACAGGCGCAGATGGACGGAAGGACGGATGGGCGCAGGGGTGCGGAGATGGGGTGGGTGGATAGACGGAGAGGgggacggagggatggagggggggacggatggggatgggacggtgtgacgatgtgacgcagcagggaggggggagtgttgacctgggaatgtgccctggggatgggagacctgagaacctgtcacctgagccaggagggggaggtgacacctcggccaggaatgtgaacaggggctgcagcagggaacctgctgggtgggtttagtttcagtttggggctggactgaactgagcggggtcacgctgaccagtgacctgggaagttcggggccccctctccgggacagcgcatccgctatcaggttggcccttcccttcacgtggaccacgtccatgtcgtaatcctgcaggagcaggctccatctcaggagtttggcgttggctcctttcatctggtgcagccaggtcaggggagagtggttggtgtagacggtgaagtgtcgcccgaagagatagggctctagtttcttgagggcccacaccatggccaggcactccttctcgatggccgcgtagtgttgctcccggggtaggaacttcttgctcaggtacacgatggggtgtctctcccccttttcatcctcctgcattaacaccgcccccagtcccgtgtcggaggcgttggtgaacaccacaaagggcttgtcaaagtctgggtttgccagaactgggccactgaccagagccttcttcagcgcccggaaagccacctggcactgctcggtccagaccaccttgtctggcttccccttcttgcatagctccgtgatgggggtggcgatggcgctaaagtggggcacaaatcttcggtagtatcctgccatcccaataaaggcttggacctgctttttggtgtggggagcgggccagtctctgatcacctccaccttggctggttccggctttaggcggccgctccccacccgatggcccaggtaagatacttcagccatccccaccttgcacttctccgcttttacagtcagcccagccccctggagtcggtccagcacttgtctaacctgggacacatggtcctcccaggtctggctaaagacacagatgtcatcaatatacgccacggcaaaactctccatccccctcaggagctggtccactaggcgctggaaggtggccggcgctcccttgaggccgaaaggcagggtcaggaactcatagagccccagaggggtgataaaggccgatttcagccgggcatctgcatctagcggcacttgccagtagccctttgtaaggtccatggtggtaaggtaccgagctcctcccagcttgtctaggagctcgtccggcctgggcatggggtaggcatcagatacagtgatggcattgagcttccgatagtccacacagaaccggaccgacctgtcctttttggggaccagcaccaccggcgaggcccaagggctggcagatggctggatcacccccaaagccagcatatccctgacctctctttccaggtcctgagcagttttccctgtgactcggaagggggagcatcttatcggcgggtgcgaccctgtctgcacccggtggacagtcagattagtgcgtccaggctggttggaaaacagctgtcggtacggatgcagcacctccctgacctcagcttgctgggcaggggttagctgatccgagaggggaattgtttccagggggaaaccagctctggtcccagggaatagatctactaaagggtcatctccctgctcttcccactgtccacacacggccaacaccacattccccctggcataatatggcttcatcatattcacatggtacacccggcggtggtgcgcccggtttgacagctccaccacatagtttacctcattgagctgcttgacgaccttgaaagggccctcccaggtgacctgtagtttgttctttctcactgggatgagaaccatcaccggatccccggtggcgtaggcacgggcccgtgccgtgcggtcataccagaccgtctgcttcttctgggctctggccagattctccctggccaggcccatgagttcagccagtctctctcggaagatcaggacatactccaccactgactctccatcgggagtggtcTTCCCCTctcactcgtctctcatcaggtccagggggcccctcaccctccttccatataacagttcgaaaggcgaaaatccggtagactcctggggcacctccctgtatgcgaacagcaggtgaggtaagtacttgtcccagtcctgcgggtgctggttcataaaggttttcagcatcatctttagcgtcccgttaaacctctccaccagcccgttggactgggggtgataagctgaggcccagtcgtgccggaccccacatttctcccacaagcaccggagcagggccgacatgaagttggagccttggtctgtcaagacttccttggggaaccccactcggctgaaaatggtcaggagcgcatcggccacggtgtctgcttcaatggaagctaagggcactgcctcggggtagcgggtggcaaaatctaccaccaccagaatgtatttcttccccgaccgggtcgtcttgctgagaggccccacgatgtccatggccaccttctggaaaggctcctctgtgatgggcaaaggtctcaaagccgctttccccttgtcccgggccttccccaccctctgacaggggtcgcaggatcggcaatactgccggaccgtggtaaagaccccgggccagtaaaagttctgtagcaacctctgccgggtgcgccggattccctggtgccctgcgagggggatgtcatgggccaggtacaggagcctgcagCAATACTTCTGGGGGAcgaccagctgcctcctgatcccacaggactctacttcccttgtgggagcccattctcggtacaggaaccccttctcccacaggaacctctcctggcagcctctcctcatggtccgtcccacaccaaggtcggccaggtccctgagcttccgcaaggagggatctttcctcaactcggcctggaactcagcggctggggaagggatggggcccggttccctctcgctggccaggtctgaggcctccgcctctctgagccgtgcccctcggccctccctccccaccagggtagggtcctgcgcctccggtgtgataccctccccgaggtcagggcgcagggcccctcgccggctctggctacgcgtcacaaccagggcggcctggggcttgcttggccagtcctctaggtctccccccatcaaaacttcagtgggcaaatggtggtgtacccccacatccttggggccctccttggccccccatttcaggtgtacccttgccacgggcaccttaaatggggtcccgcccacccctgtcagggtcagataggtgttgggcaccacccgatctggggccaccacctcgggccgggccagcgtcacctccgcgcccgtatcccagtatccattgaccttcctcccatccacctccaggggaacaaggcactctccggagggacagccccgcgcccaccctgtaaactgagcaccctgagtccagagcctccagccctctggtggagctggcctggggtactcttccctccggggcaggtggtaaactggtaggccccctttcctgggtcgtctgcccctcgtccagctgggtccctacccagttaaccctgggtaggttgggtctgctcagtttgtccctgagccctgggcactgggaccgtacgtggcctctctggccacagtgatagcagctcaggtcatgttggtcccctcgagcgggtcggaggggcccgacgccaggcgttccccgtgggagggggttctccctatttccccgctgggaggccccctggtgactctctctctgcatcgggggggcctgttcttttggggctcctcccggctaccccctgaccgactgttcacaaactcgtcggccagctgccctgcgtgctgggggttctcgagctttttgtccaccaaccacagcctcaggtcggatgggcactgatcatacagttgctccagtacgattaggtcaagcaggtcctctttagctcgggccccagctgtccacttgcgggcatacccctgcatccggttggccagttgtaggtaggtgacctcaggcgttttacgctgactccggaaccttctccggtacatctcgggggtcagcccaaactcacggagcagggcctgcttgaacagttcatagtcccctgcctccgcccctgtcattcggctgtacacctccacggctttggggtccagtaagggggtgaggaactggagcctgtctgcagggtcaaccctgtgcagctcacaggcattctcaaaggccgtcaggaagctatccatgtccttcccctccttacgctgggccaggaagcacttatcaaagctccttgcagtcttgggtccccccgcactcaccgcagtcggggccccactgctcctcagcctggccagctccagttcatgctgtctttgtttctccttctcctgacgctccctctccttctcctgacgctccctctccttctcctcctgctcatgttgacgttgtttctcctcatgttgacgttgtttttcatgatcctccagctccctcattttcatctccctctcccattccagccgcctccgctccagggatggggagctccgccgggaggatcccctgctgggtgccggggtcagggtgccctcggtattcgccgggcttcccccaacccctcccccggacataggtaggaagggtctcgggatgtcctcagcagcagtctgacccctcccagcccggtcaggccccagggcccacgctgcgtcccccgggcagcttccctcagggacagggatcgggtcatccaagcgatccctctcctccagctgggcaatcagctgttccttggtggacctcccgatgcgcagccccctctgcctgcacagctccaccaggtcgctcttaaggcgtttagcgtacatctccctgctggccactcgcaggccgggcagcttcccacggtttccaggaaaagcccctcgtgtgccggtccttcttgaggtcaccgactctttgccagggttgagctgcagattcctccgcccctgggaccgctcgctgcaatcccccgggggaccctgttactgcaaaagtctttctctctggtcacacattcccaggggttaactgccccccgaaaccgtctctctctgaatcttcagcacgcctggtccctgtcaattccccttcgttttactgctccccagtcacttactgcaggaagcgccgttcacggggtgcagtagatcccaccgctgccaccagttgtcacggagtgtgggggagtccaggccctgcacccctcttcctgggatccactgagactctcagccagccagtaaaacagaaggtttattggacaactggaacacagtccaaaacagagcttgtgggtacaaccaggacccctcaatcacgtccttctgggggagcagggagcttagaccccagccctggggttccctgtgttcctctccccagccccaaactgaaactaaacccacccagcaggttccctgctgcagcctccgtccacattgctgggcagaggtgtcacctccccctccccctcctggctcaggtgacaggctctcaggtctcccatccccagggcacattcccaggtcaacactcccccctccctgctgcgtcacatcgtcacacacAGACATAACGGAGAGCAGAATTTTCCCCAGGAGCATATTCCTCCAGGCTGTCAACAACGGCGGCTGTGAATACCGGGCAACAAAGGAGAAAGAGGGAGTTGCATTGCAGGCTTTATTTAAAAGGATGACCAGTGGAGGTTGCCCTGACAGTAACTGAGTGACGGGCGCACACTCCAGTGAGAGACAGCGGCATGGTCAGATTCATCCCAGTGCAGAGAGCAAGCCCAAGTCCTGTCACCCCCACGTGAATGATCGCCACCCCATCTGAAGTCATATGCCAGTCGGATGGTAAAGCTATGGGAAAAGGTTTCTGTTTAAAAGGGAAGCTGTCGAGTTTGGGGCCTAGCACAAACATTCACCTCCAAATTCACCATTAAAGCTGTGGGATTTCAACACAactcatttcccccacccctcccgaaACAGCCTGAACTGATAAGCCCCAAAATTGGACTTTGGAAAGATACTgtgaattttgaaatttggctgGCAACAGATTTGTCTGCCCTGAAATTCCACCTGTTTGTAaatcactcccccccccaccccgcaatcTTCACAAAATCGAAAGATCCCCAAAGTTTCACACAATCTGCAAGATGCTTGGAATGGAATTGTAATCACaagagagtcatagaatcatagaatatcagggttggaagggacctcaggaggtcatctagtccaaccccctgctcaaagcaggaccaatccccaactaaaccatcccagccagggctttgtcacgcctgaccttgaaaacttctaaggatggagattcccccgccaccctagggaacccattccagtgcttcaccaccctcctcgtgaaatagttttccctaatatcctaCCTagactcccccactgcaacttgagaccattactccttgtcctgtcatctgccaccactgagaacagtccagatccatcctctctggaaccccctttcaggcagttgaaagcagctatcaaatcccccctcattcttctcttctgcagagtgtgtgtgtgtgtgtgagagactgagccctggtctacccCACAccgttaggtcgacataaggcagcttatgtcggtCTCGTTATGTCAGCGTCCACACTACAGCCTGGTCCCACAGATGTAAGTGCCCTCCTACGCCCACAGACACGGCATCCTTTACATCAGCTGTCTTGTCAAGTTCATGGCAGgagcagtgaaattgacaagaaggtccctcccctccaaccccgctcctctgcagagctgggtggctggacacTGCTTCCAGCTGGGAGCCGGGGTGAGAAGCCCAAGCGGCCCCTGCGGGAGCcgggcagccttgtgagctgtgAAATGGACAAGGCTGCCTGGCTCCCGGCGGGGAGTGGGCTGGGGGAGGCCGAGAAGCCCCAGGAGGCTTGCTCCTGCTCCTGACGGGGaacggggagcagagcaggggaacAGCCCGTCGGCAGCctgaggggcagctgggctcctggcagggagctgccagcagagcagacagaccgggctctcagcccccccagccactgcccctcTTAGGCGGGGGGAAGCGCCCCTGGTGAGGGTCGGGTGGACATGACCATGGCTGTAAGTCGGCCTACTATAGGTTGAGTTAGGAGTGtcgtgtagatgtaccctcagagACAGTGTCTCATAGGGGAGATCTCATTCCCTTGTGCAGCTGGAAAACAGCAGCCAGATTCCCCCAGGAGATTCACCCTCTTGGCTCCTTCTCCTGATGGGCGCAGTTCTCAACATGATACATGGCCAGGTCTTTCCTTCCCCATCACCAGATTTggccctttccctccctcccccaggctgcCCCGAGAAGTCCCATCTGTTTCCGCGGGGCGGCTAGCGCGGGACCAGGCAGATCTCGTAGCTGCGGGGCAGGGCGGCGAACCCGATCAGCTTCGGGGAGATGTCGATGTCTTTGGGCTCGACGGGGGAGCGGAAGCGGAAGTTTTGCAGGATGCtggtgaggaagaggaagagttCCATGATAGCCAGCATCTCCCCGAAACAATACCGTTTCCCTAGGAGAGAAGACAGAGGAGGCATCATGGCCCGGCCAGAGGGTTTTGGCTCGTTTCTTTCCGACACAAACAATTTAGCGACATCGTGGTCACATTTCGCCGATAAAGGTGCCAGTGAAGAATTACCCCTTCCACTCTGTTTAATGATACTGAGCTCAGATGGACTGCGAGGACCCAGGAGAACAGAGAAATAACACGCTCGGGTCCCAGATTCTCTGGCCAGAAGGGCCTATTGggatcatctagcctgatctcTGCCCAGCACACGCCATTCAGTTTCACCCAGTTACTCATGCAGTTTGCCCAGCAACTTGTGTTTAATTAAAGCATCTCTTCCGGAAAGGCAGCGAGCCTGGATCTGCAGCGTCCAAGCGATGGAGAACGGCCCCCCCGACTCCTGGGAAGCTGTTCCAGGGCTAATTCCCCCAGTGTTAAAAATTTGCCCTTTATTTCGAGTTGGAATTTATCACCAAGCTTCAGCTTTCGGTCTTTGGCTCCCATTCTGCCTTTGCTAGATTAGGGACCCCGCTGCTGTCAGAACCCAGTTCTCCTCCCAGGCGGTGCTGATAGACCGGGATCAAACCACCCCTTAACCTCCTCTCcactcagctcctggagtctttCTGTTTGGCAGCTTTTCCAGACCTCCAATGCTGCctgctgctctcctctgaaccctttccagtttgtCAGCACCTTGTGTGAGgcgtggataccagaactggacacggtgTCCCAGTCCCGGTCTCACCAATGCTGCATTCAGAGGTAACGTCACCGGTCTACTCCTGGGCCATGTTCCCCATGGCTCCCTGGGCAGGAACACGCCCAATCGCACCATTGGGAGACTTGTATTCACTGGTGTGAGGAGCAAACGATCGAGCCAAAACGAGAAAAAGAACCAAGCTACTCCTGTGGGGTGGCCCACAGATGATAATGACCCCAGGTGTGTCTGTCGGCCTCACCCGAgttcagggcaccattgtgctaggctctggaCAGAcccacagggagagacagtccctgccccaaagagctcacaaggTCCTGCTTCCCCATGGGACTTCAGTGCACACTGACCCCTGCGTGTGAGTGAACAGCCCCCTTGACCGCAATGGAGtgacattgatttacaccagctgaggatcttgccccactgactccaatggagtggcactgatttacaccgcctgaggatctggcctcacaATTCTCTGTACacaaattcagctcagcagggtGAGATCTAGCAGCCGGGGGGCTGAGCCAGGCCTAGATCTCGCTGCTTGGGACGCTCGGAACCGAGCTCTGCTAAGGGATTCGTACCTATTGAGAAGGGCACGAAGGCGTCGTTCTTCTTAAACTGGCCGTCCCCATCCAGGAAATGGCTGGGGTCGAAGGTGTCGGGGCTGCTGAATTGCGAGGGGTCATACAGCACGGATCCCAGCACCGGGTACACCTCCGTCCCCTGGGGAAAGAGACGGTGACAAACAGCAACGATTAAACGCCGATAACCCACAGCACTGGATGCTGGGGCACAATTCAGGGTCGGTTTTTAGCCATTGGAGGAATTTGCAGCAAACGCAAATATTAAATTGCAGGAGCCTGGTCAGGCAAAAATCCAAAGTTCACATCTTGGCACGTGTCTCCCAATGCCCTCTGCTCCTCCCGGAACGgggaagggaacccaggagtccagactcccCGTTCTCACCACTGAACCAGGCTGCTCCTGCAGATTAATACTTAAAATTTAAGCTCTGTGGGGTGGTGTCTTTTGTGGctatttgtacagcaccgagcgcggggggttgggggggtcctggtccgtgactggggctcctcgGCATGATGGGAATACAAAATGTAAATGTGAATAATactgggccaggtcctcagaGGCTGTGCCTATGCTCATGTACACCAGCCGCGGCGCTGGCCTATACACTATACCCAGCGTGAACCTCCTGGCTTTCCGCACCCACAGTGTGGATTTTAAGGTGGCACTGGAAGTCAGGCTCAGAGTATTTACCCACATCTATGAATGttattattaggtgtattacggtaccGCCCCAGACTCCCCAGCTGCCATCAGAGCCCCGTCGTGCTGGGCACTGGACAAAGGGAGCGATATTCCCTCTACCAAAGAGCTTTGGTGTAAATAGAAAAACGGTGGGGAACCATTAACACCATTCGTTAATTTAAcatgtgggggaaactgaggcagagggcgaTACCCTAGATCACACGCCGAGTTAGTAGTCGAGCAGCGAATAGAAACAAGGTCTCCGGTGCCGTGCCCACTAGATCACACGACTTCCCAGAGGCAGCATCGGGCCTGGTCCACCGCCTTGTCTGTGGCACTGTGCCGGAATCCAGAGAGAGCGACAATGCTGAGCCCGACCCAGccatggggcggggcgggggacagACGCCCCAGGGGCCTACCTTGGGAAGAGTGTATCCCCGGAACTGGGTGTCCCGGGTCACCCGGCGCGCCAGGCCCATGGGGATGACGTCACAGAACCTCTGGAACTCGTGGATGACGGCGTTGGTGTAGGGCATCCGGATCCGGTCCTCCATGCTCGGGGCGCGGTTCCGCCCGATCACCCGGTCGATCTCCTCGTGGATCCTCTCTGCAGAGACGGCAGCACGGCTCAAAGGGGGGCCCTGTGCGAATCCGGATTGACCCCCGGGGAGCTGAGATCAGGatccggccctgccccccctgcaggcagggagtgactctggattgatGCCGGGTGAACAGAGCTCAGAATACAATCCCGGGCATTTCAGTTTGCCATAGCCACACTGACCCGGCATTCCCTGACCGTCGGCTTCCTTTCATTCACACAGGACCCTGCTCCCATGTCAAACTCGCTGCCGAGCTGTGACTGTCCGGCCCTATCcagagctggtgtaaatggaggaACCGCCGCTGCCCTCAGCAGAGCCTGGCTGATTTAcaccggctgaggatctggccctttgtgtttCCTTTGTCCCCCGTTTCCAGTTACCTTCGATCTCTGGGTGTTTCAGCAGCAGGAGGAATCCATAGCGCAGGGTGGTGCTGATGGTCTCCGTCCCAGCGAAGAACAAGGTGAGCGCCGTCAGAACAATGTTCTTCAGGGAAAACTCAGAGGAAGGATTTTGCTTTTCCTTTGAAAGACCAAAGGGGAAGAAAGGGACTTTTGAGAGAACTCTGGGGATGTGACTGAGGGCGCAGTACAAAAATGGAgcaaaagacaatccctgctcctAGGCGCTTACAGTCTCAGAGGAGGGCTCTCCATCCCCAtgtacaggtggggaaagtgatTTGACTAAGGCCACATGGTGGGtcagagcccagatctcctgagttccagcctGGTTCCTTCTCCCAAGCCTGTTGTTCCTAGCTATCTATGGGGCTCCATTTCTCTGCCCCAGAGGGTTTGAGGCCTGAACCGACCCCATTACAAGTTGAACCCCTGGTTATAATCAGGCCGTTTGGTCTCTCAGGCCTGATGCTGACCCCACTAGGCCATCCCTTCCGGCTACTGCCGGTACCTGCTGCATTTTGACCAGGAAGCAGTCGATGAAATCCCGAGGAGCGCTGGGGTCCAGGGTCTCCTGGTTCGCCTTCACCTTCCTCTTGATGAACTTTTCCAGCCCTGCCAGCTCCTTGAACGCTTTGTGCTGGGGGCCGGGCAGGTAGCGCATGGTGTCCGAGAACATCTCGTAGAGCTGGGGGGCACAGAGAGCAAAGACCCCACTGAATATGGGGTGGGTTGAGAGCTGATCTGTCCATCCCCggacacacccctctgtctgttCAACTCT
This window contains:
- the LOC140901969 gene encoding cytochrome P450 2A13-like, which gives rise to MDPLGAISLFLVICLSCLLLLSTWRQLQGRGEMPPGPTPLPLLGNLLQVDLSNMRKSLMKISERYGPVYTLHLGPRRVVVLCGYQALKEALLDQAEDFGGRGKQATFDWIFRGYGVAFSNGERAKQLRRFSITTLRNFGVGKRGIEERILEETRFLLEALRGTKGLPFDPTYFLSRTVSNIISSVVFGDRFDYEDKEFLSLLYMITESFRFTATAWGQLYEMFSDTMRYLPGPQHKAFKELAGLEKFIKRKVKANQETLDPSAPRDFIDCFLVKMQQEKQNPSSEFSLKNIVLTALTLFFAGTETISTTLRYGFLLLLKHPEIEERIHEEIDRVIGRNRAPSMEDRIRMPYTNAVIHEFQRFCDVIPMGLARRVTRDTQFRGYTLPKGTEVYPVLGSVLYDPSQFSSPDTFDPSHFLDGDGQFKKNDAFVPFSIGKRYCFGEMLAIMELFLFLTSILQNFRFRSPVEPKDIDISPKLIGFAALPRSYEICLVPR